The following coding sequences lie in one Pontibacter sp. G13 genomic window:
- a CDS encoding reverse transcriptase domain-containing protein, translating to MEIRKLYMENFFGKEALKQFFFNGIAQKTGKGIDKISPNKFSKDLDKNLLEICKKIESDSYKFSPYLEYLRLKGRDRKPRTISIPTTRDKIVLTALKEYLHDIFNDCVNRKLPNQYIKLLKETISNENYSNYAKLDIKNFYESIDHKILLEQIAIRVKDPIIMNLIRRSIMTPTMARIVSREERKKRINRKGVPQGLPVSNIMANIYLASFDSLKLPNNTKILRYVDDIFIQSDQNNLKTIIENSISHSLTELGLKLNCEKTKYGDINIDGVEYLGYYLKGKLITVKNSNIDNFIQSLASKFTWFKNGSQNSALIPDWLSNDINLFKKRFIEELNEKITGAKSEKKRYGWLFYFLEIEDLELLFKLDRIVSKFFQQLEHFEHQKPKAVKSFVRAFYEIRHNGGGNYILDYDKYSSIESMKSYLFEYGQINNNKDYTDKEIKQLFYKLRSRRLFNLKEDAKRES from the coding sequence TTGGAAATAAGAAAATTATATATGGAGAATTTTTTCGGAAAGGAAGCTCTAAAGCAATTTTTCTTCAATGGAATTGCCCAAAAAACAGGAAAAGGTATTGATAAAATTTCTCCAAATAAATTTTCCAAAGACTTGGATAAAAATCTACTTGAAATATGTAAAAAGATAGAATCGGACAGTTATAAATTTTCCCCTTACTTAGAATATTTACGCCTAAAAGGTAGAGATAGGAAGCCAAGAACAATCTCTATTCCTACTACTAGGGATAAAATCGTTTTAACTGCTCTAAAGGAGTACTTACATGATATCTTTAATGATTGTGTTAATCGAAAACTGCCAAATCAGTACATAAAACTACTTAAGGAAACAATTTCTAACGAAAACTACTCGAATTATGCAAAGTTAGATATTAAAAACTTCTACGAATCCATTGACCATAAAATACTGCTAGAACAGATTGCAATCCGGGTGAAAGATCCTATTATCATGAATCTAATAAGAAGGTCCATAATGACACCAACTATGGCTAGAATAGTAAGTCGAGAAGAAAGAAAAAAGAGGATAAACAGAAAAGGTGTTCCTCAAGGATTACCAGTTTCGAATATTATGGCAAACATTTACCTTGCTAGCTTTGATAGTTTGAAATTGCCAAATAACACTAAAATACTTCGCTATGTCGATGATATTTTCATTCAATCAGATCAAAATAATTTAAAGACAATTATTGAAAACTCGATTTCGCATTCTTTAACAGAATTAGGATTAAAGCTAAATTGCGAAAAAACGAAATATGGAGACATTAATATTGATGGCGTAGAATACCTTGGATATTACTTAAAGGGTAAGTTAATTACTGTTAAAAATTCAAATATTGACAATTTTATCCAGAGTCTAGCGTCAAAGTTTACTTGGTTCAAAAATGGAAGCCAGAACTCAGCCTTAATTCCTGATTGGCTGTCAAATGACATTAATTTATTCAAGAAGAGATTTATTGAAGAGCTTAATGAGAAAATCACTGGTGCAAAAAGTGAAAAAAAAAGATATGGTTGGCTATTCTATTTTTTAGAGATTGAAGACTTGGAATTACTTTTTAAGTTAGACCGAATTGTTTCGAAATTTTTTCAGCAGCTAGAACACTTTGAACACCAAAAACCGAAAGCTGTGAAATCCTTTGTAAGGGCATTCTATGAGATAAGACATAATGGAGGTGGAAATTATATCTTAGATTATGATAAATATTCTTCAATTGAATCAATGAAATCATATTTATTTGAATATGGACAAATAAATAATAATAAAGACTATACAGACAAAGAAATTAAGCAACTTTTTTATAAATTGCGAAGTCGCAGGTTATTCAACCTCAAAGAAGACGCGAAAAGAGAATCATAA
- a CDS encoding two-component regulator propeller domain-containing protein — protein sequence MKKSFWAPAACLLLLIGALVHPHIGQHAPDASASLALTRYSEMAPRPASEPDNFQLLSVPISSTCSPKPNDQIGQHIRSIYQDSKGNYWFGTAQNGLVQTTGKGYTYFTTRDGLGANHINDLTEDAEGNLWIATHGGVTKYDGDRFTTYTEEDGLTDNRVWTVLVDRFGGIWAGTHDGLCKMEGAQFAPVELPKPDISPVAYTTHLGTVWDLVEDRAGNLWIGRDGYGVTRYDGQRFQTFTQVDGLTTNSVSSILQDQQGHMWFGSFSAHVRSATQSTCRPLANGGLSKFDGTTFTQFPEVMGLYHTDISSLMEDSDGRIWIGCQQIGVYKYDGETFHLYSEDEGITGNYIHSLWEDRGGNIWMGYTGGVFQLNQYIWRNIKRSTPWGC from the coding sequence ATGAAAAAATCATTCTGGGCCCCAGCGGCCTGCCTCTTGCTGCTCATCGGTGCGTTGGTTCACCCGCACATCGGCCAACATGCACCTGATGCCTCTGCGTCTCTGGCGCTCACCCGGTACTCCGAAATGGCTCCGCGCCCAGCTTCCGAACCGGACAATTTCCAGCTGCTTTCCGTCCCGATCAGCTCCACCTGTAGCCCCAAACCCAATGACCAGATCGGGCAGCACATCCGGAGCATTTATCAAGATTCGAAGGGCAACTACTGGTTTGGAACCGCTCAAAATGGCCTGGTGCAGACCACCGGCAAAGGCTACACCTACTTTACCACCCGGGACGGTCTGGGCGCCAACCACATCAACGACCTCACCGAGGATGCCGAGGGCAATCTCTGGATCGCGACCCACGGCGGCGTCACCAAATACGATGGCGACCGATTCACCACCTACACCGAGGAAGACGGCCTCACGGACAATCGCGTGTGGACGGTATTGGTCGATCGATTCGGCGGAATCTGGGCAGGCACGCATGATGGCCTTTGCAAGATGGAAGGCGCGCAGTTTGCCCCTGTGGAATTGCCCAAACCGGACATTTCTCCCGTGGCTTACACCACACATCTCGGGACCGTTTGGGATCTGGTTGAAGATCGAGCAGGCAATCTCTGGATTGGCCGCGATGGCTATGGCGTGACCCGATATGACGGCCAACGATTCCAGACATTCACCCAAGTCGATGGCCTGACCACCAATTCCGTCTCATCCATCCTCCAGGATCAACAGGGCCATATGTGGTTTGGCAGCTTCAGCGCGCACGTCCGATCCGCCACCCAGAGCACCTGCCGTCCCCTCGCCAATGGCGGATTGAGCAAATTCGATGGCACGACATTCACCCAATTTCCCGAGGTCATGGGCTTGTATCACACCGACATCTCCAGCCTGATGGAGGACTCCGACGGCCGCATCTGGATCGGGTGCCAGCAGATCGGCGTGTACAAATACGACGGCGAGACCTTCCACCTCTACTCCGAGGACGAGGGCATCACCGGCAACTACATCCACAGCCTCTGGGAAGACCGCGGCGGCAACATCTGGATGGGATATACCGGCGGCGTATTCCAGCTGAATCAATACATCTGGCGCAACATCAAAAGATCGACCCCTTGGGGCTGCTGA
- a CDS encoding winged helix-turn-helix domain-containing protein, whose translation MRSPVLAKADPHVSVSMRLIGHEVMRRCGDDASRVLPIRQEGNRYRISFESDFAFDPAHLVGAVDSIIAHTQLAENYLVEVIACKSQEVVYGYEISTALSRNLIPCSGRLQPKACYELHILLFDQMEESQGLPIGKVGFPLMLILAVGGGIYWFRRQPAKAPESHLIEFGAFTFDPRTSLLQTPAGEEELTGKEAELLSLLLGHINATVERQEILSTVWGDEGNYVGRTLDVFISKLRKRLASDPLVKITNIRGVGYRLVVE comes from the coding sequence ATGCGTTCGCCTGTCTTGGCCAAGGCCGATCCCCATGTGTCGGTGTCGATGCGGCTCATCGGCCACGAGGTGATGCGGCGATGCGGGGACGATGCCTCTCGGGTATTGCCCATTCGGCAGGAGGGGAACCGCTACCGGATTTCCTTTGAGTCGGATTTTGCCTTCGATCCGGCGCATTTGGTGGGAGCGGTCGATAGCATCATTGCCCACACTCAATTGGCGGAAAATTATCTGGTCGAGGTGATTGCCTGCAAGTCGCAAGAGGTGGTCTACGGCTACGAAATCAGCACCGCCTTGTCCCGAAATCTCATTCCCTGTAGCGGCCGCCTCCAACCCAAGGCTTGCTACGAACTTCACATTCTGCTCTTCGACCAAATGGAGGAATCTCAAGGGCTCCCGATTGGCAAAGTCGGCTTTCCCCTGATGCTGATCTTGGCGGTCGGCGGCGGGATCTACTGGTTTCGCAGGCAACCCGCCAAGGCTCCAGAATCCCACCTGATCGAATTTGGCGCCTTTACTTTCGACCCTCGGACCTCCCTGCTCCAGACCCCTGCCGGTGAAGAGGAACTCACGGGCAAGGAGGCGGAATTGCTTTCGCTCCTGCTCGGTCATATCAATGCCACCGTCGAGCGGCAAGAGATCCTGAGCACGGTTTGGGGAGACGAGGGCAACTATGTGGGCCGGACGCTGGATGTGTTCATTTCCAAATTGCGCAAGCGGCTCGCCTCCGATCCGCTGGTCAAAATCACCAATATCCGTGGGGTGGGGTATCGGTTGGTGGTGGAATAG
- a CDS encoding M50 family metallopeptidase, translating to MKFRKEMDRGLSRGDKTYFLLWGVGLGTLMMYNIPFLGILGYPFILLGTWFHEMGHGLTALMVGAQFNSLHILPNGSGYANISSGSIWMNPSLGRVLIGLGGLVGPPIAGGILIVSGRQKRWSRVCLMLVAGMILLSFVFWLRSFWGILILSLVVLLIGHTLWKGSPRRQQLLVQFMGLQASLSTFLQVSYLFMDKAHVGGKVISSDTADIADHSFGTYWMWGLTITFITLGIIWYSFRLATKDQIWFERKGN from the coding sequence ATGAAGTTTCGAAAAGAAATGGACCGAGGGCTTAGTCGCGGTGACAAAACCTACTTTCTGCTTTGGGGAGTGGGTTTGGGAACCTTGATGATGTACAATATCCCCTTTCTAGGAATTTTGGGGTATCCATTTATCCTGTTGGGGACCTGGTTTCATGAAATGGGTCATGGACTGACAGCTTTGATGGTTGGAGCCCAATTCAATTCCCTGCATATACTTCCAAATGGTAGCGGCTATGCGAACATCAGTTCAGGGAGTATCTGGATGAATCCCTCCTTGGGGCGCGTCCTGATTGGGTTGGGGGGATTGGTCGGTCCTCCCATTGCCGGGGGCATCCTGATTGTATCCGGCCGACAAAAGCGTTGGTCCCGGGTCTGCCTCATGCTGGTTGCGGGAATGATTCTGCTCTCCTTTGTGTTCTGGTTACGGTCCTTTTGGGGAATCCTCATTTTGAGTCTCGTGGTCCTACTGATTGGACATACACTCTGGAAAGGCAGTCCACGTCGGCAGCAGCTATTGGTACAATTCATGGGGCTTCAGGCGAGCTTGAGCACCTTTCTTCAGGTATCCTACCTATTCATGGATAAAGCCCACGTAGGTGGGAAGGTCATTTCCTCGGACACGGCGGATATTGCCGACCATTCATTTGGCACATATTGGATGTGGGGACTCACAATCACCTTCATCACGTTGGGCATCATCTGGTACAGCTTCCGTTTGGCGACGAAGGATCAAATTTGGTTTGAGCGGAAGGGAAATTGA
- a CDS encoding T9SS type A sorting domain-containing protein, translated as MRFYFPFLIMIGISLSLSAQDILECNRYRIISISDSLDPGAGPCVYFQMTTDTNTYNTGYTDIFWVTDSLDTLTIYNQWGGWLPTTSGVLNDTLDYLLAFLPGHASFPNDFSGKLVLRNPECEIPFQYRDLQTSISKGHHLIDVYPNPTRDLLSIRHPTGLLPRSVKITDKQGRLISLSHAPPTQLDLHQLPPGIFHLEITWEHGEVSFHSISKI; from the coding sequence ATGAGATTCTATTTTCCATTCCTGATCATGATCGGGATTTCGCTATCCCTGTCGGCTCAAGACATTCTCGAATGCAACCGCTACCGGATCATTTCCATATCGGATTCGCTTGATCCGGGGGCCGGACCCTGCGTCTATTTTCAAATGACGACTGATACCAATACCTACAACACGGGCTATACCGACATATTTTGGGTGACGGATTCGCTGGATACCCTGACGATCTACAACCAATGGGGTGGATGGCTTCCCACTACCTCTGGCGTTTTGAACGATACGCTGGATTACCTGCTGGCCTTCCTGCCCGGACACGCCAGCTTTCCGAATGACTTCTCGGGGAAATTGGTTCTCCGGAATCCCGAATGTGAGATCCCCTTCCAGTATCGAGATCTGCAAACCTCCATTTCCAAAGGACATCACCTGATTGACGTCTATCCCAATCCCACTAGGGATCTACTCTCGATCAGACACCCGACTGGTTTGCTTCCCCGAAGCGTGAAAATCACCGATAAGCAAGGACGCCTCATTTCTCTATCGCACGCTCCCCCAACCCAGCTCGACCTTCATCAACTACCCCCTGGGATTTTCCACCTAGAAATCACCTGGGAACATGGAGAGGTTTCCTTCCATAGCATTTCCAAAATATGA
- a CDS encoding DUF4386 domain-containing protein translates to MIIKHSFHSSKKFARWTGLFYLLIITSGLTSGLVVRDALVDMADPHGTLQRIIQQETLYRIGFLCDTLMVISDVMVSVLFYYLLRSVHQLIALLAAVFRLMQSAILGANLINLFNPILMIQGHEILQGDQLQLLEQAVMTQLQIFEYGYLISGVFFAVNCAWMGYLLFHSQLFPKTLGVMIGLASIGYLSNCLAHFIAPNWIESSEMVMLLTAVIAELTLCLYLLIVGVRRLNPA, encoded by the coding sequence ATGATTATCAAACATTCATTCCATTCCTCCAAAAAATTCGCCAGATGGACGGGTCTGTTTTATCTATTGATCATCACCAGCGGTCTCACCAGTGGGTTGGTCGTCCGGGATGCATTGGTAGATATGGCAGATCCACACGGGACGCTTCAGCGAATAATTCAGCAGGAAACGCTATACCGAATCGGATTCCTTTGCGATACTTTGATGGTGATCTCGGATGTGATGGTGTCTGTGCTGTTCTACTATTTGCTCAGATCGGTGCATCAGCTGATAGCGTTGTTGGCAGCCGTTTTCCGATTGATGCAAAGTGCCATCCTTGGGGCCAATCTCATCAACCTATTCAACCCCATCTTGATGATTCAAGGCCATGAAATCCTCCAAGGCGACCAACTTCAACTGCTCGAACAGGCCGTCATGACTCAGCTTCAGATATTTGAATATGGCTACTTGATCTCAGGGGTATTTTTTGCAGTGAATTGTGCATGGATGGGGTACCTACTGTTCCATTCGCAGTTGTTTCCCAAGACGCTGGGAGTCATGATCGGACTCGCATCGATAGGCTATTTGAGCAATTGCCTTGCGCATTTTATCGCCCCGAACTGGATCGAATCGAGCGAGATGGTGATGCTCTTGACCGCCGTCATTGCAGAATTGACACTTTGTCTGTATTTGCTGATTGTGGGGGTGAGGAGGCTCAATCCTGCCTGA
- a CDS encoding serine hydrolase domain-containing protein, with product MLKHPFISVQGLAQFLIPLVLLTGCQVPADSGATFQPVIDQEAKTRIDETLQTFVSEGTVAGASALIIERGEEVYFHSVGYADREAQVPMDRHTIATIYSMTKPVTGVALMKLYEAGKFKLDDPLSQYLPEFADMQVAVGLDESGNQILEPAKRPITIADITRHTAGFSTRQDLGLDKLAGAADLLNMESTLEEMAAKLSQIPLGYHPGERWEYGISVSVQAYLVEKLAGMPFHEYLQEVVLDPLGMEETGYVVPEENQSRVAAIYSLTDSSLDRVPDQYVHTINFQDWPMKPGGWGLTATIDDYMTFAQMLVNEGSHNGASILKPETVELMATNHLPTLEDSLWLPGKGRVGFGIDFAVRTDPPQSPEEMNGVVGEFFWDGAASTLFWVDPANEMTVVLFVQVFPFQNHVHKRFRDAVYGAVEVVEEQ from the coding sequence ATGCTAAAACATCCTTTCATTTCCGTTCAGGGATTGGCTCAATTCCTGATTCCGCTGGTACTTCTAACTGGTTGCCAAGTGCCTGCTGATTCCGGTGCAACGTTTCAGCCCGTGATCGATCAGGAAGCCAAGACCCGCATCGACGAAACGCTCCAGACATTCGTCTCCGAAGGTACGGTCGCCGGAGCCTCCGCCCTCATCATCGAACGAGGCGAAGAAGTCTACTTCCATTCCGTTGGATATGCAGATCGCGAGGCACAGGTTCCTATGGATCGGCACACCATCGCCACGATTTACTCCATGACCAAACCTGTCACCGGAGTGGCGCTGATGAAGCTCTATGAAGCGGGCAAATTCAAACTGGATGATCCGCTCTCCCAATATCTACCTGAATTCGCCGATATGCAGGTCGCGGTCGGTCTGGATGAATCCGGCAACCAGATCCTCGAACCCGCCAAACGCCCCATCACAATTGCAGACATTACCCGCCACACGGCTGGTTTTTCTACCCGCCAAGATTTGGGACTGGACAAGCTGGCGGGAGCTGCAGACTTGCTCAACATGGAATCGACGCTGGAAGAGATGGCTGCCAAACTGAGCCAAATTCCACTCGGCTATCATCCCGGAGAACGCTGGGAGTATGGCATCTCCGTATCGGTTCAGGCTTATTTGGTAGAGAAACTCGCCGGAATGCCATTCCACGAATACTTGCAAGAAGTCGTGCTCGATCCATTGGGCATGGAGGAAACGGGGTATGTGGTTCCCGAGGAAAATCAATCCCGTGTCGCGGCCATTTATAGCCTGACAGATAGCAGCCTAGATCGAGTGCCCGATCAATATGTCCACACCATCAATTTTCAGGATTGGCCCATGAAGCCCGGAGGTTGGGGACTGACTGCGACGATTGACGATTACATGACATTTGCCCAAATGCTCGTCAACGAAGGTTCACACAACGGCGCTTCCATCCTCAAGCCTGAGACCGTAGAATTGATGGCCACCAATCACCTCCCAACCTTGGAAGACAGTCTTTGGCTGCCCGGCAAAGGCCGTGTGGGATTCGGAATTGATTTTGCCGTCCGGACCGATCCGCCGCAATCTCCCGAAGAGATGAACGGAGTCGTCGGAGAGTTTTTCTGGGATGGCGCCGCCAGCACGCTCTTTTGGGTTGATCCCGCCAACGAAATGACCGTAGTGCTTTTCGTCCAAGTATTCCCCTTCCAAAACCACGTCCACAAGCGATTCCGCGATGCCGTGTATGGGGCTGTGGAGGTAGTGGAAGAGCAGTGA
- a CDS encoding helix-turn-helix transcriptional regulator, whose translation MDVPTSEEKEFLENLGRRIKELRRSKGYSNYEHFAFENNISRTQYGKYETGENMKILNLLRVLKGLDISISEFFNEGFE comes from the coding sequence ATGGATGTACCTACTAGCGAAGAAAAGGAGTTTTTGGAAAATTTAGGAAGACGAATCAAAGAGCTTCGTCGATCTAAAGGTTATTCAAATTATGAACACTTTGCCTTTGAGAATAATATTTCTAGGACGCAATATGGTAAGTACGAAACAGGGGAGAATATGAAAATACTGAACCTCCTAAGGGTTTTGAAGGGTTTAGATATTTCTATTTCAGAGTTTTTTAATGAAGGATTTGAATAA
- the dptF gene encoding DNA phosphorothioation-dependent restriction protein DptF, producing the protein MLNHHPLVFELEKLKESSREAVADSNAKIEDELKKYLHIERPVETHLRDIISKAKESDKAQLILVCGNVGDGKSHILSLLKDDIGTDFKVHNDATESFEPQGSCIDTLDEILTPFSDENIESARDKWILAINLGTLSNFLEEKSDRYQELRKYVEKNQILSSDVDVEPEQEEHQYFKFVNFTDYHLYTLTSQGIKAAIVDDLFDKVAANDKKNPIYRAYLSIKDEPWGEKCPVVLNYEFFLKEPNRKLLSSLLIQVLLKEKKIFSFRRLLNFIHDIIVPYNLELSSFDEYTKKIVTKWNTKKLPDYLIPFYLFENPNISKIFKGLGSMDPCLSRIEKLDERLIHLNITDKPSEHFQELLTEYSQAKELLEAIDKNNEKEKISRLYIRLYFFAYYREFEALDYFKDYSTALYAFNSGNIRALRSSYDMVKEAILKWNGNTSTMNKVLIPLAVNQEKYRVFKDVELEEVLPKKSTDKEVFLQFYPQLKLTFEHPSEKGKEITVDIDYSLYVLLRMVIKGYRPNQLDRRNYIKFTRFLDELTLSGASNQKLYVDEVNLGKAIDFIIAYNSKYEEFTFSKN; encoded by the coding sequence ATGTTAAATCATCATCCATTAGTTTTCGAACTTGAGAAGCTAAAAGAGTCTTCTCGGGAAGCCGTTGCGGATAGTAATGCCAAGATTGAAGATGAATTAAAAAAGTATCTTCATATTGAAAGACCAGTAGAGACACATCTTAGGGATATCATATCAAAGGCTAAAGAGAGTGATAAAGCCCAGCTGATTTTGGTTTGTGGAAACGTAGGAGATGGAAAGTCTCACATCTTATCCTTGCTCAAAGATGATATCGGAACGGATTTTAAGGTTCATAATGATGCAACGGAAAGCTTTGAACCACAGGGAAGTTGCATAGATACTTTGGATGAAATACTAACTCCTTTTTCAGATGAGAATATTGAAAGTGCAAGGGATAAATGGATATTGGCGATCAATCTTGGGACTTTAAGTAATTTTTTGGAAGAGAAAAGTGATCGTTACCAAGAATTAAGGAAGTATGTTGAAAAGAATCAGATCCTTTCTTCAGATGTAGATGTTGAGCCGGAACAAGAAGAGCATCAGTATTTCAAGTTTGTCAACTTTACTGATTACCATCTATATACATTGACGAGCCAGGGCATTAAAGCCGCTATTGTTGACGATTTATTCGATAAAGTGGCTGCGAATGATAAGAAAAATCCTATTTATAGAGCATACCTATCTATTAAGGATGAACCTTGGGGAGAGAAATGTCCTGTGGTACTGAATTATGAGTTTTTCTTGAAAGAGCCCAATAGAAAATTGCTTTCTTCTTTGCTCATTCAGGTACTCCTCAAAGAAAAAAAGATATTTTCCTTTAGACGTCTATTGAATTTCATTCACGATATCATTGTGCCTTACAATTTGGAATTGTCATCATTTGATGAATACACAAAGAAGATTGTGACTAAGTGGAATACCAAGAAACTACCTGACTATTTAATCCCATTTTACTTGTTCGAGAACCCAAACATCTCGAAAATTTTTAAGGGCTTGGGCAGCATGGATCCTTGTCTCAGTAGAATAGAAAAGCTAGATGAACGGTTGATTCACCTCAATATAACTGATAAACCATCAGAACATTTTCAGGAATTATTAACTGAATACTCCCAAGCGAAAGAGCTTTTAGAAGCTATTGATAAGAACAATGAAAAAGAAAAAATAAGCAGGCTTTATATCCGCTTATACTTCTTCGCTTACTATCGGGAGTTTGAAGCATTGGATTATTTTAAAGACTACTCTACTGCTTTATATGCCTTTAATTCTGGAAATATTAGAGCTTTAAGGAGCTCTTATGATATGGTGAAAGAGGCTATTCTTAAGTGGAATGGAAATACAAGTACCATGAATAAAGTACTGATTCCTTTGGCCGTTAATCAGGAAAAATATAGGGTATTTAAAGATGTAGAATTAGAGGAAGTTCTACCTAAAAAGAGTACAGATAAGGAAGTCTTTTTGCAATTCTACCCTCAGCTAAAATTGACTTTTGAGCATCCATCGGAGAAGGGGAAAGAGATAACGGTTGATATTGACTATTCTTTATACGTGCTTTTGAGAATGGTTATTAAAGGATATCGACCGAATCAGCTTGATAGAAGAAACTATATCAAGTTCACACGATTTTTAGATGAATTGACATTATCAGGTGCCTCAAACCAAAAATTGTATGTCGATGAAGTGAACCTTGGAAAGGCCATAGATTTCATTATTGCCTATAATTCAAAGTACGAGGAATTCACTTTTTCAAAAAACTAA
- the dptG gene encoding DNA phosphorothioation-dependent restriction protein DptG yields MVVDIDPQRYLKSYLTKSGDIKHKLGGKFAILPYSTKFEKKQRIDLRSDFKSFHGLVGESFRIALDKDIPRQLRTAEEGYKERLMTEILERATEKTNFDNDIELKEKLRSVLKGLFFEGDNLVKFSHKSLNYMGFSYDHKGLNNIATFLESIFFDKEVVESLKREDNRYEHVLYQLVNDSLPELEHKEHKKVNYQNLFPYISDQFREDFLFLRKDHSAYLDSVPKLIQLYYFIYVAKSALKLNSFFEHESFPLYFTLEGESFTESRKAFNRGWSILEPKVNNLFSHAICLDILNHIDLSEDPKSVFDYQSLVDSYYKQSADNQEAIKEKLDQVIACYQENIPSGQNDVAWKEVNGYNEFDSFLERQMLFINHRDGGIRERILRLWYSIDFQFNHSVRNKPYKQYANWFKEFSALNFLKNRGRNGRSLNLTNDMLLFLTKICVKDEEKIRLKDFWKELEKRGIYLDNGSQEYVTNLFEKFNLLEKKSDSGDAQYVRSI; encoded by the coding sequence ATGGTAGTAGATATTGACCCGCAACGTTATCTGAAATCTTATTTAACTAAATCGGGCGACATAAAACATAAACTAGGAGGGAAATTTGCTATCCTTCCTTATTCGACCAAGTTCGAAAAAAAACAAAGAATCGATTTAAGAAGTGATTTTAAATCATTCCATGGATTGGTAGGAGAATCTTTTAGAATAGCCTTAGACAAAGATATTCCAAGGCAGTTAAGAACTGCAGAGGAGGGGTATAAAGAGCGGCTCATGACCGAGATCCTTGAAAGAGCTACTGAAAAGACTAATTTTGACAATGATATTGAACTGAAAGAGAAGCTACGTTCGGTCCTCAAAGGGCTTTTTTTTGAAGGGGATAATTTGGTCAAATTTAGTCACAAGTCCCTAAACTACATGGGCTTTTCATATGATCATAAAGGTTTGAATAATATTGCGACATTTTTGGAGTCAATTTTCTTTGATAAGGAAGTGGTCGAAAGTCTAAAACGGGAAGATAATAGGTATGAACACGTATTGTATCAGCTCGTAAATGATTCACTGCCTGAATTAGAGCATAAGGAACATAAAAAGGTAAACTATCAGAATTTATTTCCATATATCTCTGATCAGTTTAGGGAAGACTTTTTATTTCTCAGAAAGGATCATTCCGCGTATTTGGATTCAGTGCCTAAGCTGATCCAGCTATACTACTTTATATATGTTGCCAAATCAGCATTAAAATTGAACAGCTTTTTTGAGCATGAGAGCTTTCCCTTGTATTTTACTCTTGAAGGGGAGAGCTTCACCGAGTCCCGAAAAGCATTTAATAGAGGCTGGTCTATTTTAGAACCTAAGGTTAATAATTTATTTTCTCATGCCATATGCTTGGATATCCTAAATCATATTGATCTTTCAGAAGATCCTAAGAGTGTATTTGATTACCAATCGTTAGTGGATTCCTATTATAAACAGTCTGCTGATAATCAAGAAGCCATTAAAGAAAAGTTAGATCAAGTGATCGCTTGCTATCAAGAAAACATTCCTTCCGGTCAAAACGATGTAGCATGGAAGGAAGTAAACGGCTACAATGAGTTCGATTCTTTCTTAGAAAGACAAATGCTTTTCATTAATCATAGGGATGGAGGTATAAGGGAAAGAATACTGAGATTGTGGTACTCTATTGACTTTCAGTTTAATCACTCAGTTCGTAATAAGCCTTATAAGCAGTATGCAAACTGGTTCAAGGAGTTTAGTGCTCTGAATTTCCTGAAAAATAGAGGTCGTAATGGTCGATCCTTGAATTTAACGAATGATATGCTTCTTTTTTTAACCAAAATATGTGTGAAAGACGAAGAGAAGATTCGATTAAAGGATTTTTGGAAGGAGCTAGAGAAGAGAGGAATCTATCTGGATAATGGTTCTCAGGAGTATGTGACCAACCTCTTTGAAAAATTCAATTTGTTAGAGAAAAAAAGTGACAGTGGAGATGCCCAATACGTTAGATCAATTTAA